In Aciduliprofundum sp. MAR08-339, a single window of DNA contains:
- a CDS encoding NADH-quinone oxidoreductase subunit B family protein, with protein sequence MWMLRGLKKGVLTTEFPYGEFDAPRSIRPVDTGKCPFGMNELSCLECGLCDMAENDEKIEIFSEINLGRSLHLFVMDVGSCSACNREVSLLTSPHYDIHRLGFFFTPTPKHADVMLVLGTPTEEMVPVLREAYELMPEPKMVVSVGACANGALGKKVEDIVPVGARLSGCPPQPIEILKVLLGIAGRWKE encoded by the coding sequence ATGTGGATGCTGAGAGGTCTGAAAAAGGGTGTTTTGACCACAGAGTTCCCCTACGGTGAGTTCGATGCTCCCAGATCCATCAGGCCTGTGGATACAGGTAAGTGTCCCTTTGGTATGAATGAGCTCTCCTGTTTGGAATGTGGCCTGTGTGATATGGCGGAAAATGACGAGAAAATTGAAATTTTTTCCGAAATCAATCTGGGAAGATCCCTTCATTTATTTGTGATGGATGTTGGCTCGTGTTCCGCCTGCAATCGGGAGGTATCTCTCCTCACCTCGCCCCATTACGATATTCACCGTCTTGGATTTTTCTTCACGCCTACACCAAAGCATGCTGACGTAATGCTCGTTCTTGGAACACCCACGGAAGAAATGGTCCCGGTGCTTAGGGAGGCCTACGAACTCATGCCAGAACCGAAAATGGTGGTATCTGTTGGAGCATGCGCAAATGGGGCCCTTGGTAAAAAGGTTGAGGATATAGTGCCTGTGGGTGCAAGGTTATCTGGCTGTCCTCCTCAGCCCATTGAAATTTTAAAGGTGCTTCTTGGTATTGCAGGGAGGTGGAAAGAATGA
- a CDS encoding Ni,Fe-hydrogenase III large subunit has protein sequence MSGDFEMVNPIDVNGKWALISIFEGNEQNLYVWLSYDTGEIRFTVWNSIPEELYVRRPITRAYTGNYSVSDSLPCSKTLIYGPAAGGLGEAGAFKISTCGERINALAPYLVFKRRNLGALVINKKVSEALVYVERFVGQFSVSYASLFSVLSSEPDEGCVNYMTMAMELERVHNHIWVMHKLAGDASQKVASAHLAAMTEELLRINQRVLGHRYGMGFLRHGPGEYPNFHRRIGNIHQEFTDLSEELLDSRIFVDRLHTTCTLNRDDALKNDLGGIPARAAGIARDARKIGIFREIYGWHHPKLEGDGDALARLMVRVQEVEESLSYLESAEWGKCRIEPRDGFKYGVVEAPPGDAFMAVSVEDGIVREFMLRPASLPLYHAFSVGIVGNVFTDFPFALDSFGAYFADAGSHGRWL, from the coding sequence GTGAGTGGGGATTTTGAAATGGTGAATCCCATTGATGTGAATGGGAAGTGGGCACTTATCTCCATATTTGAGGGAAATGAACAGAACCTCTACGTTTGGTTGAGTTACGATACAGGCGAGATTCGTTTTACGGTATGGAATTCCATTCCTGAGGAATTGTATGTAAGGAGGCCCATAACCAGGGCGTACACGGGTAATTATTCAGTTTCCGATTCCCTTCCATGTTCCAAGACCCTGATTTATGGGCCTGCCGCAGGAGGCCTCGGAGAGGCAGGGGCGTTTAAAATTAGCACTTGTGGTGAGAGAATAAATGCCCTTGCTCCCTATTTGGTCTTCAAAAGGAGAAATTTGGGTGCATTGGTAATAAACAAAAAAGTTTCAGAGGCACTCGTTTATGTTGAGAGATTTGTGGGGCAGTTCTCGGTATCCTATGCATCTCTCTTTTCGGTATTATCCTCCGAGCCTGATGAGGGATGTGTGAATTATATGACCATGGCCATGGAGCTGGAGAGGGTGCACAACCACATATGGGTCATGCACAAACTTGCTGGAGATGCTTCTCAGAAGGTTGCAAGTGCACATCTGGCCGCAATGACGGAGGAGCTTCTTCGCATAAACCAGAGAGTGCTGGGCCACAGGTACGGGATGGGATTTCTCAGGCATGGCCCTGGAGAGTATCCGAATTTTCACAGGAGAATTGGGAATATCCATCAGGAATTCACAGATTTGAGTGAGGAACTGCTTGATTCTCGCATATTTGTGGACAGGCTTCACACAACATGCACTTTGAATCGTGATGATGCTCTTAAAAATGATCTTGGAGGTATCCCTGCCCGTGCAGCTGGAATTGCAAGGGATGCAAGAAAAATAGGAATTTTCAGAGAAATCTATGGATGGCACCATCCGAAATTGGAGGGTGATGGAGACGCGCTTGCCCGGCTCATGGTTCGTGTACAGGAGGTAGAAGAATCCCTGTCGTATCTGGAGAGTGCCGAGTGGGGTAAATGCAGGATTGAACCGAGAGATGGATTCAAGTACGGTGTTGTGGAGGCACCTCCAGGTGATGCTTTTATGGCCGTGAGTGTGGAGGACGGGATAGTTAGAGAATTCATGCTAAGACCTGCATCTCTCCCCCTCTACCATGCATTTTCCGTGGGTATTGTGGGCAATGTTTTCACAGATTTTCCATTTGCCCTTGACAGTTTCGGTGCCTACTTTGCGGATGCCGGTTCCCATGGGAGGTGGCTCTGA
- a CDS encoding hydrogenase 4 membrane component (E), which yields MILFTSIIDFIGVLILLYGFVIISENFIHSLIRHLQAQSILLGFLILAFGVYLGDYAIIALSALTFIFRGYVVPEILIKDLKRDPVWKHRELETKAKHTLVVGIILALTGLLFYRAIYTTLGTWNAAIPFVLLLLGLLIIVMRKNAIAQISGYIVEENALLYMGLILAPMSFLLEVGVLLDIIGAVLLAVILGAEKEYGPLEIDELSG from the coding sequence ATGATTCTCTTCACCTCAATTATTGATTTTATCGGTGTGCTTATACTCCTCTACGGCTTTGTTATAATATCAGAAAATTTCATACACAGTTTGATTAGGCATCTTCAGGCGCAATCTATACTTCTCGGATTTCTGATTCTCGCGTTTGGTGTTTATCTTGGAGATTACGCAATTATTGCTCTCTCTGCCCTGACATTCATCTTTCGAGGTTATGTTGTACCGGAGATACTCATAAAGGATTTGAAAAGGGATCCTGTGTGGAAGCATAGGGAACTTGAAACAAAGGCAAAACACACTCTTGTGGTTGGGATAATTCTTGCTCTGACGGGACTTCTGTTTTATAGGGCCATCTACACAACTCTGGGAACATGGAATGCCGCCATACCATTTGTTCTCCTTCTTCTCGGACTTCTCATAATTGTTATGCGTAAAAATGCCATAGCCCAGATCTCCGGTTATATTGTGGAGGAAAACGCGCTTCTCTATATGGGTTTGATTCTCGCACCCATGAGTTTTCTGCTTGAGGTTGGAGTGCTTCTGGATATAATAGGCGCGGTGCTTCTGGCAGTGATACTTGGGGCTGAGAAGGAATATGGACCACTTGAAATTGACGAACTTTCGGGGTGA
- a CDS encoding ATP-dependent DNA ligase codes for MEYRLIAETYEKVEGTTKRLEMTDYLVQLFQSTPPEIIDRVIYLTQGKLYADYLGVELGLAEKLAIKAISKSTGIRENAMKDMLRRYGDLGIVAEEAIKKKRQTTLFSFEEEKKLTVEKVYENFEKIARAEGEGSQDRKIQLLAELLNLASPLEARYIVRTVEGKLRLGIADMTILDALSIAFGGSKELRSFVERAYNIHPDLGFIAKKLAVEGIEGVKGIKIQLGIPIRAMLAERLPSLEEILAKMGGRAAFEYKYDGMRIQGHVGKKIWLYSRRLENLTSQFPDVVEALKEAFKGEEGIFDGEAVPVDINTGELLPFQVVSHRRGRKYGIEKAMEDYPVVLFLFDVLYLDGEDLTQKPYPERRKILERVIQPTDRVKFAHRIVSSDISEIKDFFNHAIEDGCEGLVAKNVGEESIYRAGAREFLWIKYKKDYKVEMGDTVDLVVVGAFAGKGRRKGTYGALLMAAYNPEKDRFETVCKLGSGFTDEQLAHLPKKFEELKIEKRHPRVWSKMDADYWFVPKVVLEVIGAEITLSPTHTCARDVVEKGSGLAIRFPRFTGRWRDDKSPEEATTTKELVEMYRNQIKKMG; via the coding sequence ATGGAATACAGGCTCATAGCCGAGACCTACGAGAAGGTAGAGGGCACAACAAAACGTCTTGAGATGACAGATTACCTCGTTCAGCTTTTCCAATCCACGCCTCCTGAGATAATTGATAGGGTCATATATCTGACCCAGGGAAAGCTCTATGCCGATTATCTTGGTGTGGAACTGGGACTTGCGGAAAAACTTGCGATAAAGGCCATATCCAAGTCCACGGGAATAAGGGAAAATGCCATGAAAGATATGCTTAGAAGGTACGGTGATTTGGGCATCGTTGCAGAGGAGGCCATAAAGAAGAAAAGACAGACCACGCTCTTCTCCTTTGAGGAGGAGAAAAAACTCACGGTTGAGAAGGTATATGAAAATTTTGAAAAAATAGCACGGGCTGAAGGTGAGGGTTCCCAGGATCGCAAGATCCAGCTTCTCGCCGAACTTCTGAACCTTGCAAGTCCCCTTGAAGCCAGGTATATAGTGCGCACTGTGGAGGGTAAGTTGAGACTTGGCATTGCGGATATGACAATTCTTGATGCCCTGTCCATAGCCTTTGGCGGGAGTAAGGAACTGAGAAGTTTCGTTGAGAGGGCTTACAACATACATCCAGATCTTGGGTTCATAGCCAAAAAACTTGCCGTTGAGGGCATTGAAGGGGTTAAGGGAATAAAAATTCAGCTGGGCATACCCATTCGCGCGATGCTTGCCGAGCGATTGCCCTCTCTGGAAGAGATTCTCGCAAAGATGGGAGGTCGCGCCGCTTTTGAGTATAAATACGACGGGATGCGCATTCAGGGTCATGTGGGGAAGAAAATCTGGCTTTACTCCCGCAGACTTGAGAATCTCACCTCACAGTTTCCGGATGTTGTGGAAGCACTTAAGGAGGCCTTTAAGGGTGAGGAGGGTATATTTGATGGAGAAGCTGTCCCTGTGGATATAAACACAGGGGAATTGCTCCCATTTCAGGTAGTATCTCACAGGCGCGGAAGGAAATACGGTATTGAGAAGGCGATGGAGGATTACCCTGTTGTGCTCTTTCTCTTTGATGTGCTCTATCTTGATGGAGAGGATCTCACGCAGAAACCGTATCCCGAGCGCAGAAAAATTCTTGAGAGAGTAATTCAGCCCACTGACCGTGTTAAATTTGCACACCGTATTGTATCCTCTGATATTTCCGAAATAAAGGATTTCTTCAACCACGCCATAGAGGATGGCTGTGAGGGACTTGTGGCGAAGAATGTAGGAGAGGAAAGCATATACCGTGCAGGGGCGAGGGAGTTTCTTTGGATAAAGTACAAGAAGGATTACAAGGTGGAGATGGGAGATACCGTTGATCTTGTGGTCGTTGGTGCGTTTGCGGGTAAGGGACGTAGAAAGGGCACCTACGGCGCTTTGCTCATGGCTGCCTACAATCCCGAAAAGGATAGGTTTGAGACTGTATGCAAGTTGGGAAGTGGATTCACAGATGAACAACTTGCCCACCTTCCAAAGAAATTTGAAGAGTTGAAGATTGAGAAGAGACATCCCCGAGTTTGGAGTAAGATGGATGCAGATTACTGGTTCGTACCCAAGGTAGTGCTTGAGGTTATAGGCGCAGAGATAACTCTCAGTCCCACTCACACATGTGCCAGGGATGTTGTGGAGAAGGGTTCGGGTCTTGCCATAAGGTTCCCACGCTTCACGGGTAGATGGAGGGATGATAAGAGTCCGGAGGAGGCCACGACCACCAAGGAACTGGTGGAAATGTACAGAAATCAGATAAAGAAAATGGGGTAA
- a CDS encoding proton-conducting transporter membrane subunit, translating into MIGYFVYGIIIPLSLTVLLSLIPKKIVGMIANVVGAGLVFAFSLIIFSNGAIQCSCFYLDTLSLGMILVISLTYLLAVLHSLVCLKDIRRFYLPEHYYWALLALFALTMVLAVSSPNIGYAWFWLEASTIVSAALILVERGKSHVESAWRYILIASAGLGMALLSVVLFGWATGGFIWVDAHVNTAVKLIGVLALLGFGAKAGLFPVHTWLPDAHGTAPSPVSAMLSGSLLPSALIVYYRIFNVLHSIFLFYLTLAIGILTLWIAAFLMLSQVRLKRLLAYSSMDVMGIATVGIALSYFSPGVMYYVLILFVAHALGKSVLFFIAGVLKRMGYQEIGGIKNLGASPLIAFSTVVGAMTVTGAPPFPMFFGEFGIVMGLSSHIYAFVVLLGGIILSFLSLNYHALRILFTRENDGIEVDLAHSVVPFAGALAIIAISFILYFWIEGWSM; encoded by the coding sequence ATGATAGGGTATTTTGTTTATGGAATAATCATCCCCCTCTCTTTAACCGTTCTTCTATCCCTAATACCAAAGAAAATTGTGGGAATGATTGCCAATGTTGTGGGTGCAGGTTTGGTGTTTGCGTTCTCCCTGATTATTTTTTCAAATGGTGCAATTCAATGCTCCTGCTTTTATTTGGATACATTATCTCTTGGTATGATACTTGTGATCTCCCTCACATATCTTCTCGCTGTGCTCCATTCATTGGTTTGTCTGAAGGATATAAGGAGGTTTTACCTTCCTGAGCATTATTACTGGGCACTGCTTGCCCTGTTTGCCCTTACAATGGTTCTGGCAGTTTCCTCGCCAAATATAGGCTACGCGTGGTTCTGGCTTGAAGCCTCCACAATTGTGAGCGCTGCACTGATACTTGTGGAAAGGGGCAAGAGCCATGTGGAGAGTGCCTGGAGATACATTCTGATAGCATCTGCAGGTCTTGGGATGGCTCTTCTATCCGTTGTCCTGTTTGGCTGGGCCACGGGAGGGTTCATCTGGGTTGATGCCCATGTAAACACTGCGGTTAAACTCATTGGAGTTCTGGCACTGTTGGGTTTTGGGGCCAAGGCAGGACTATTTCCGGTCCACACCTGGCTTCCGGACGCCCATGGCACAGCCCCATCACCTGTGAGTGCCATGCTCTCAGGCTCACTCTTACCATCAGCATTGATTGTCTATTATAGGATTTTCAATGTTCTGCACTCCATTTTCCTGTTTTACCTCACCCTTGCAATAGGTATTCTCACACTCTGGATTGCCGCATTTCTAATGCTATCCCAAGTGCGTCTCAAAAGACTGCTCGCATACTCCAGTATGGATGTTATGGGCATTGCGACAGTTGGCATAGCCTTGAGCTATTTCTCTCCCGGTGTTATGTATTATGTGCTCATCCTCTTCGTTGCCCATGCCCTTGGGAAGTCCGTTCTATTCTTCATTGCAGGAGTGCTTAAGAGGATGGGTTATCAGGAGATTGGGGGTATAAAAAATCTCGGGGCCTCCCCACTGATTGCCTTTTCAACGGTTGTTGGTGCCATGACTGTCACGGGCGCTCCGCCATTTCCCATGTTTTTTGGGGAGTTTGGTATAGTTATGGGATTATCATCCCACATATACGCATTTGTCGTCCTTCTCGGTGGTATAATTTTATCTTTCCTCTCCCTCAATTACCATGCTCTCCGTATTCTCTTCACCAGGGAAAATGATGGCATTGAGGTGGATCTGGCACATTCTGTGGTGCCCTTTGCAGGGGCCCTGGCCATAATTGCCATCTCTTTCATACTCTACTTCTGGATTGAGGGGTGGTCAATGTGA
- a CDS encoding isoprenylcysteine carboxylmethyltransferase family protein, which translates to MGFAWKFGFWFSSWVSIIVIGYFSPPLLNLGPFKYVLIGLGTFLILYGLLLNAIAGRTLKKYGHFEIRKGIKKPDKLVTVGIYSCMRHPAQFGSILFGIGISLLTIKTLAVLYAGWISFFTLYFILAIEERETLMEFDEEYCEFLKRRKPFSFSLKCLKKGIEYLKKREHNSDNCENNVEKKGEKYVKHVSSIVSGHQGTLKPP; encoded by the coding sequence ATGGGCTTTGCCTGGAAATTCGGATTCTGGTTCTCCTCGTGGGTGAGCATAATCGTCATAGGTTATTTCTCCCCTCCCCTGCTCAACCTTGGACCTTTCAAATATGTTTTAATTGGGCTGGGCACATTTCTCATACTCTACGGTCTGCTTCTCAACGCCATAGCTGGACGCACCCTGAAAAAATACGGTCATTTTGAAATAAGAAAGGGGATAAAAAAGCCAGATAAACTGGTTACCGTGGGCATTTACTCCTGCATGCGCCATCCTGCCCAGTTCGGCTCAATACTCTTCGGCATAGGCATATCCCTCCTCACGATCAAAACCCTTGCAGTTCTGTACGCAGGATGGATTTCATTCTTCACACTTTACTTCATACTTGCGATTGAAGAGCGAGAGACCTTGATGGAGTTTGATGAGGAGTACTGCGAATTCTTGAAGAGAAGAAAACCCTTCTCCTTCTCTCTCAAATGCCTGAAAAAGGGGATTGAGTACCTGAAAAAAAGGGAGCACAATTCAGATAACTGTGAGAATAATGTAGAAAAGAAGGGCGAGAAGTATGTAAAGCACGTATCTTCTATCGTTTCCGGGCATCAGGGCACGCTGAAACCTCCGTGA
- a CDS encoding ABC transporter permease, whose amino-acid sequence MNDLLQMLTITRYQFKNYIRSKRLLTLFMITLAIAILYLVVVQIYINPEYMEIKVFTKNWVSPITYLIILAALFFGGDAIAGEYQSKTGYFLLPNPIRRESILWGKYIASFMASAIVMLTYWIILIADVYYYYGKLPDALWYSFALSFLFLLSLLALTYLFSSMLKTGTVAIVLVAIIYFFVFSIVDTISMLTGHEPWYSITYGASILTLVFQGNYIGDYPTKQIIQAGPHFTVTIFNPTIAEGIEIMVAYFIISAILATVIFHYREMK is encoded by the coding sequence ATGAATGACCTGCTCCAAATGCTCACAATAACAAGGTATCAGTTCAAAAATTACATACGCTCAAAAAGGTTGCTGACCCTATTCATGATAACCCTTGCAATAGCCATCCTGTATTTGGTGGTTGTACAGATTTACATAAATCCAGAATATATGGAGATAAAGGTCTTCACAAAGAACTGGGTTTCTCCAATAACCTATCTAATTATCTTGGCCGCCCTGTTCTTCGGAGGAGATGCCATTGCAGGTGAGTATCAATCAAAAACCGGCTATTTTCTGCTTCCAAATCCCATAAGGAGGGAATCAATACTGTGGGGAAAGTACATTGCATCCTTTATGGCATCTGCAATAGTTATGCTAACCTACTGGATAATACTCATTGCTGATGTTTACTACTACTATGGAAAACTTCCAGATGCACTATGGTACTCTTTTGCCCTTTCATTCCTGTTCTTACTGAGCCTGCTAGCCCTTACCTACCTGTTTTCATCCATGCTAAAAACAGGCACCGTGGCCATAGTTCTTGTGGCGATCATATATTTCTTCGTGTTCAGCATAGTGGACACCATCTCAATGCTGACCGGCCATGAGCCCTGGTACTCAATAACCTATGGAGCCTCAATACTCACCCTGGTATTTCAGGGTAATTACATCGGAGATTATCCAACGAAACAGATAATTCAGGCAGGACCACATTTCACAGTTACGATATTCAACCCCACAATTGCAGAGGGAATTGAGATTATGGTGGCATACTTCATAATCTCAGCAATACTTGCAACGGTAATCTTTCACTACAGAGAAATGAAATGA
- a CDS encoding DUF1648 domain-containing protein, whose translation MNVVITFINTVYLILALLQLFLAPRLGPNPYFGLKIGYTFSSREVWEKSNRFVGALTLLHAISLTPFSFLSFSYFIYYLIAFIVPILFISIAGVVYAAHKLEELNVIEKESTEPIKPFEAGFLRKHLGLILFFILLFIMLVTYNSLPETIAVHFNLKGKPDGWASKEDFFLLYTIFALIYLSFVYLIIYLGKRYPIIVHSGKMKIGRDTVFKSSILAMNLTILILIFVYIGIYITNVRHSSTIINLVVILSILLAFVPIGYIIYRWKKFKKGGNNMKMLKCPKCGYVFKAPKMDRKSIGYGFTFPGLGVIKCPKCGYIAPRREFEEVKE comes from the coding sequence ATGAATGTGGTGATCACATTTATAAATACGGTGTATTTAATTCTTGCACTTTTGCAACTATTCCTCGCACCTAGACTCGGGCCAAACCCATACTTTGGACTGAAAATAGGATACACATTTTCAAGCAGGGAGGTCTGGGAAAAGAGCAACCGCTTTGTGGGGGCTTTAACTCTTCTCCACGCCATCTCGCTCACTCCCTTTTCATTCCTGAGTTTTTCCTATTTCATCTATTATCTCATCGCGTTTATCGTACCTATACTCTTCATTTCCATAGCAGGCGTGGTATACGCAGCACATAAACTTGAGGAATTGAATGTGATCGAGAAGGAATCCACCGAGCCAATTAAGCCATTTGAAGCAGGATTCCTGCGGAAGCACCTGGGCCTCATTCTGTTTTTCATCTTGCTATTCATAATGCTCGTAACTTACAATTCTCTACCAGAAACCATAGCGGTGCATTTCAATTTGAAAGGTAAACCAGATGGCTGGGCGAGCAAGGAAGATTTCTTCCTCCTCTACACAATCTTTGCGCTGATTTACCTTTCATTCGTTTATCTCATAATTTACCTGGGCAAGAGGTATCCCATAATAGTGCACTCCGGAAAGATGAAAATCGGCCGGGATACGGTTTTCAAGAGTTCAATACTTGCGATGAACCTTACCATTCTGATTTTAATTTTCGTATACATCGGAATATACATAACAAATGTCAGGCATTCAAGCACCATAATAAATTTGGTGGTGATTTTATCCATTCTCCTGGCATTTGTACCCATAGGCTACATAATTTACAGATGGAAAAAATTCAAAAAAGGAGGAAACAATATGAAAATGCTCAAATGCCCCAAATGCGGGTATGTGTTCAAGGCGCCCAAAATGGATAGAAAGAGCATTGGCTACGGATTCACTTTTCCCGGGCTTGGAGTTATAAAATGTCCAAAATGTGGATATATCGCACCGAGGAGAGAGTTTGAGGAGGTGAAAGAATGA
- a CDS encoding proton-conducting transporter membrane subunit → MNPLILVLLYLIAGVIGIRFRRLSYGIVASVSAFTLFLLYWDMDVGAIQFYFILLSSLAWLTISLFSLKYEIEDGLLASSFAFTTGMMLLILLARDAITFLVGWEGMTVASFLSLYSHKNSRRAAYMFIAFGELSFIFIFSSFAIASFQAGSVVFETWGSNTWDAVYFLMALGFIIKMAAVPVHIWLPEAHARAPANMSAQLSAVMTLMGLYGLIRFLGVAVPDFWIGAVLLILGGLSSLIGVFYAAICDHVKKLPAYSTVENDGVLIALVGAFIITFQGGQHLVAAFMLLSVMFFAFAHTMAKSLLFMVAGKLERSGEFLGGRYKLTPVGAIAGYLAAISLAGVPPLPGFIAEWSAIESMFQSFYFSDLWLRVLTVSVGALIALTAGISTIAMSKFIVHGVERRERVGWELSDIGLALGSFTLLLIGLLPQMVFKAASPAIELITNVSVNKFLGGLFGIPRGYLIVSGKGFGVLSPTFLFLFIVIVFLSVYILMRVPMKKSRVVKPWSGGLKNEEYPTRGHSSILLLTQKWLFRTDRRMNYGDVFVSTYQFLANVTITASRRFQRALMPGNDRRYVLYILLALLFYIILTVI, encoded by the coding sequence ATGAATCCCTTAATTCTCGTGCTCCTTTATCTTATAGCAGGAGTTATTGGCATCAGATTTAGGAGGTTATCCTATGGAATAGTTGCATCTGTATCAGCCTTCACCCTTTTCCTGCTCTACTGGGATATGGATGTTGGAGCAATCCAGTTTTATTTCATCTTGCTGTCGTCCCTTGCTTGGCTTACCATATCTCTCTTCTCCTTAAAATACGAGATTGAAGATGGATTGCTGGCATCCTCATTCGCATTCACAACGGGTATGATGCTTCTAATCTTACTTGCTAGAGATGCCATAACTTTCCTTGTTGGGTGGGAGGGTATGACAGTTGCATCGTTTCTCTCACTCTACTCTCACAAAAACTCTCGTAGGGCCGCTTATATGTTCATTGCATTCGGGGAATTGAGTTTTATCTTTATATTTTCCTCATTTGCCATTGCCTCCTTCCAGGCTGGAAGTGTGGTGTTTGAAACGTGGGGCTCTAACACGTGGGATGCTGTGTATTTTCTGATGGCTCTTGGGTTTATAATAAAGATGGCTGCAGTACCTGTCCACATCTGGCTTCCGGAGGCCCATGCAAGAGCCCCGGCGAATATGTCTGCCCAGCTGAGTGCTGTAATGACTCTGATGGGTCTGTACGGACTTATCAGGTTTTTGGGTGTGGCAGTTCCAGATTTCTGGATAGGGGCAGTTCTCCTGATTTTAGGGGGTTTGAGCTCTCTCATCGGAGTGTTCTACGCTGCAATATGCGACCATGTAAAGAAACTGCCCGCTTACAGTACGGTGGAAAATGATGGTGTTCTCATAGCGCTCGTTGGCGCATTCATAATAACTTTTCAAGGAGGTCAGCATCTGGTAGCCGCATTCATGCTTCTAAGCGTTATGTTCTTTGCATTTGCCCATACAATGGCAAAATCTCTTCTCTTTATGGTGGCAGGAAAACTGGAGAGGAGTGGTGAGTTTCTGGGAGGAAGGTACAAATTAACGCCCGTAGGAGCAATTGCCGGGTATCTGGCTGCAATATCCCTGGCTGGCGTTCCTCCGCTTCCCGGATTTATCGCAGAGTGGAGCGCCATAGAATCCATGTTCCAATCCTTTTATTTTTCAGATTTATGGCTCAGGGTGCTCACCGTATCTGTTGGTGCTCTGATAGCCCTGACTGCAGGAATAAGCACCATTGCGATGAGCAAGTTCATCGTGCACGGGGTTGAGAGAAGGGAACGGGTTGGATGGGAACTCTCTGACATTGGCCTTGCTCTTGGGTCCTTTACTCTCCTTCTTATTGGCCTTCTCCCACAAATGGTTTTCAAAGCAGCCTCTCCCGCAATAGAACTCATAACGAATGTGTCTGTGAATAAATTTCTGGGTGGATTGTTTGGAATTCCCAGGGGCTATCTCATAGTGTCCGGTAAAGGATTTGGTGTGCTCTCTCCAACGTTTCTCTTCCTGTTCATTGTGATAGTGTTTCTATCGGTCTACATACTCATGCGAGTTCCAATGAAGAAATCCCGCGTTGTGAAGCCTTGGAGTGGTGGGCTGAAAAATGAGGAGTATCCCACCAGAGGGCATTCTTCAATACTACTGCTAACCCAAAAATGGCTCTTCAGAACTGATAGAAGGATGAACTATGGGGACGTGTTTGTAAGCACATACCAGTTTTTGGCAAATGTTACGATTACTGCATCACGGAGGTTTCAGCGTGCCCTGATGCCCGGAAACGATAGAAGATACGTGCTTTACATACTTCTCGCCCTTCTTTTCTACATTATTCTCACAGTTATCTGA
- a CDS encoding ABC transporter ATP-binding protein, whose product MYLEAINLTKKYGNFYALKNLNLRVEGGKCIGYLGPNGAGKTTTLKLFTNLLRPTSGETIIDGYSVQRNMKKALKDVGTLIETPGFYPYLTPVEILSMICDIRGADKGEIKHTLETVKLYRWRNKRVGKFSKGMKQRLAMATALVTNPSILILDEPTTGMDPQGMAEIRNIIKSLKREGKLIFMSSHLLPEVTEVCDEVAMINRGTLRLYDSIDRVTKKFSSNSVVIELMEPVKNPREIEDIRNVKAVMMITPQKLRIHFTGNAAEQYEILREMISRGYKVISYRSETLALEKAYLKLIGGERNE is encoded by the coding sequence ATGTACCTTGAAGCCATAAACCTGACCAAAAAATACGGTAATTTCTATGCACTGAAAAACCTGAATCTGAGAGTTGAGGGTGGAAAATGCATTGGCTATCTAGGCCCCAATGGTGCAGGCAAGACAACCACACTAAAGCTGTTCACAAATCTTCTGCGACCAACATCTGGAGAGACAATAATAGACGGGTACAGCGTGCAGAGGAACATGAAAAAAGCGCTGAAAGATGTGGGCACGCTGATTGAAACTCCGGGGTTCTATCCATATCTCACACCCGTTGAGATTCTATCCATGATATGCGATATCCGCGGTGCAGACAAGGGAGAAATAAAGCACACCCTTGAAACGGTTAAACTCTACCGATGGAGAAACAAGCGTGTTGGCAAGTTTTCAAAGGGGATGAAACAGCGTTTGGCTATGGCCACTGCCCTAGTTACAAATCCTTCCATACTCATACTTGATGAGCCAACAACGGGGATGGACCCACAGGGAATGGCAGAAATAAGAAACATAATAAAATCCCTGAAAAGGGAGGGAAAACTGATTTTCATGTCCTCACATCTCTTACCGGAGGTTACGGAGGTCTGCGATGAGGTGGCAATGATAAATCGTGGAACTTTGCGACTCTACGACTCAATTGATAGGGTGACAAAAAAATTCTCGTCCAACTCCGTGGTTATTGAGCTGATGGAGCCTGTTAAGAACCCCCGAGAAATAGAGGATATACGGAATGTGAAAGCCGTGATGATGATAACCCCTCAAAAATTGAGAATACACTTCACAGGCAATGCTGCTGAGCAGTACGAGATACTCAGAGAGATGATTTCAAGAGGTTACAAAGTGATAAGTTACAGAAGTGAAACACTGGCGCTCGAGAAGGCATATCTCAAATTGATAGGAGGTGAGAGGAATGAATGA